From the genome of Stigmatella aurantiaca, one region includes:
- a CDS encoding RNA polymerase sigma factor yields the protein MAPLLALRLLPVEEAPPDTREGQQALVRRARAGDATAFRALFERHAPTVWRFLKDSFRDEAAADEATQETFVRAHTRLMALRDEDRLGSWLLGIARRVFLETRRVRGIRVDLASEDTEGLLEAELPSPTPEDLLLDHETEVLLAEALGHLREERRSALLLRIDHGLPYEEIASVMGWTIPKVKNEIHRARLQLREHLAPHLGGGRS from the coding sequence GTGGCCCCTTTGCTCGCCCTGCGACTGCTCCCCGTGGAAGAGGCTCCCCCTGACACCCGGGAAGGGCAACAGGCACTGGTCCGCCGGGCGCGGGCCGGGGATGCCACCGCCTTCCGGGCCCTCTTCGAGCGCCATGCGCCCACCGTGTGGCGCTTCCTGAAGGACTCCTTCCGGGACGAGGCCGCCGCGGACGAGGCCACGCAGGAGACCTTCGTGCGGGCCCACACCCGGCTCATGGCCCTGCGGGACGAGGACCGGCTGGGCTCCTGGCTGCTGGGCATCGCGCGCCGGGTGTTCCTGGAGACGCGCCGGGTGCGCGGCATCCGCGTGGACCTGGCCAGCGAGGACACCGAGGGGCTGCTGGAGGCGGAGCTGCCCAGCCCCACGCCGGAGGACCTGCTGCTGGACCACGAGACGGAAGTCCTCCTGGCCGAAGCGCTGGGACACCTGCGCGAGGAGCGGCGCTCCGCCCTGCTGCTGCGCATTGACCATGGCCTGCCGTACGAGGAGATCGCATCGGTGATGGGGTGGACGATTCCGAAGGTGAAGAACGAGATTCACCGCGCGCGGCTCCAGCTGCGCGAGCACCTGGCCCCCCACCTCGGAGGAGGACGTTCATGA
- a CDS encoding chemotaxis protein CheW, producing the protein MTSRSESTSRRLAELREEFDLSFSRPPARVDTRWEVLLRLRVAGSALAVPLERLSGLHILTRVVALPGSPAGLLGLMGLRGQLVAVHDLAYRLGLPSDEKPHWMVLCGGERRMGLAVGGFEGQLRVTPEQIQPNAGEAPRPYLRASVARPDAPPLPVLDVDALVKDLLDGAAAPRNTR; encoded by the coding sequence ATGACCAGCCGGAGTGAGAGCACGTCCCGGCGCCTGGCCGAGCTGCGCGAGGAGTTCGATTTATCCTTCTCGCGCCCACCCGCGCGGGTGGACACGCGCTGGGAGGTGCTGCTGCGGCTGCGCGTGGCGGGCTCGGCGCTGGCGGTGCCGCTGGAGCGGCTGTCGGGCCTGCACATCCTCACCCGGGTGGTGGCCCTGCCGGGCAGCCCCGCGGGGCTGCTGGGCCTGATGGGCCTGCGCGGCCAGCTGGTGGCGGTGCATGACCTGGCCTACCGGCTGGGGCTGCCCTCGGACGAGAAGCCGCACTGGATGGTGCTGTGCGGGGGCGAGCGGCGCATGGGGTTGGCCGTGGGGGGCTTCGAGGGCCAGCTGCGCGTCACCCCCGAGCAGATACAGCCGAACGCGGGGGAAGCCCCCCGGCCCTACCTGCGGGCCAGCGTGGCGCGCCCGGACGCGCCGCCCCTGCCGGTGCTGGATGTGGATGCGTTGGTAAAAGATCTCCTGGACGGGGCCGCGGCTCCGCGGAACACGAGGTAG
- a CDS encoding chemotaxis protein CheW, with product MMFGGAEEGRFLIVRARGWICALPIAEVVETMRPLPVTPVAEAPPFVRGVAIVRGRPSPVVHLATLLGGTRAGTSQRFVSLRVGERQLVLEVEEVLGLRRLGARELGSLPPLLAVAVGGNLEVLGTLDGQLLAALNTSRLLTEAVWGRLVTGGEA from the coding sequence ATGATGTTTGGCGGTGCCGAAGAGGGACGCTTCCTGATCGTGCGTGCGCGGGGCTGGATTTGCGCGCTGCCCATTGCGGAGGTCGTCGAGACGATGCGGCCGTTGCCGGTGACGCCGGTGGCGGAGGCGCCGCCGTTCGTGCGGGGGGTGGCCATCGTGCGGGGCCGGCCCTCTCCCGTGGTGCACCTGGCGACGTTGCTGGGCGGCACCCGCGCGGGCACCTCGCAGCGCTTCGTCTCGCTGCGCGTGGGCGAGCGGCAGCTCGTGCTGGAGGTGGAGGAGGTGCTGGGGCTGCGGCGGCTGGGCGCGCGCGAGCTGGGCTCGCTGCCGCCGCTGCTGGCGGTCGCCGTGGGGGGCAACCTGGAGGTGCTGGGCACGCTGGATGGGCAGCTCCTGGCGGCGCTGAACACCTCGCGGCTGCTCACCGAGGCGGTCTGGGGCCGGCTCGTGACGGGAGGCGAGGCGTGA
- a CDS encoding putative signal transducing protein, with amino-acid sequence MKRVRLEVHRTVGSARLLAGALEAAGISAEVRGESLAPLGGEIPSTETWVEVWVPQHEEAAAKELLAELEANQEAASREVRCPRCAEANPGNFEWCWSCGVDLPSTLKPRLRAVP; translated from the coding sequence ATGAAGCGGGTTCGGCTGGAAGTCCATCGGACGGTAGGCTCCGCGAGACTGTTGGCGGGAGCGCTGGAAGCGGCGGGCATTTCCGCGGAAGTCCGAGGCGAGTCCCTGGCCCCCCTGGGGGGCGAAATCCCGAGCACGGAAACGTGGGTCGAAGTATGGGTCCCCCAGCATGAAGAGGCCGCCGCGAAGGAGCTGCTCGCGGAGCTGGAAGCCAACCAGGAAGCGGCATCGAGAGAAGTCCGGTGCCCGCGCTGCGCGGAAGCCAACCCGGGGAACTTCGAGTGGTGCTGGAGCTGTGGCGTGGACCTTCCCTCCACCTTGAAACCGCGGCTCCGGGCCGTGCCTTGA
- a CDS encoding anti-sigma factor family protein: MSPRCPEQDLDALLAGELSPAEAGRVRAHAEACAACTQALAWLKLERGWMAQRARRMPARPALNFEALQARLEAAPARPPAPRTSPQWVGFWAATGKMALGAAAAVAFLVINMTQMPPAASIEESWTQDALASGLLACEDTSSQEVAAMEARFGACLIASPVLTSH; the protein is encoded by the coding sequence ATGAGCCCCCGCTGCCCTGAGCAGGACCTGGACGCGTTGCTGGCCGGGGAGCTGTCCCCCGCGGAGGCCGGGCGGGTGCGCGCCCACGCCGAGGCCTGTGCCGCGTGTACGCAGGCGCTCGCGTGGCTGAAGCTGGAGCGCGGCTGGATGGCCCAGCGGGCCCGCCGCATGCCCGCGCGGCCCGCGCTGAACTTCGAGGCGCTTCAGGCGCGGCTGGAGGCCGCCCCCGCGCGGCCTCCGGCGCCTCGGACGTCTCCCCAGTGGGTGGGGTTCTGGGCCGCCACCGGGAAGATGGCCCTGGGCGCCGCGGCGGCCGTGGCGTTCCTGGTCATCAACATGACCCAGATGCCCCCGGCGGCCTCCATCGAGGAGTCCTGGACCCAGGACGCGCTCGCCTCGGGGCTGCTGGCCTGTGAGGACACGAGCAGCCAGGAGGTGGCGGCGATGGAGGCCCGCTTCGGGGCCTGCCTCATCGCCTCCCCCGTGCTGACCTCGCACTAA
- a CDS encoding S8 family serine peptidase — translation MKRSIFLGLATLTVAACGSEDAPPVETQDCPDAVESVLPSPISQSQAVAEEVPPKFIVRFRRTVSASAATRAAGDAVVRFGGQVHERWPKLGAVAAELTPEARQQLEQDPEVLSITPNRPVYAFATSRLPPLTTGSPTEYTDGIKMVQADKVWDADGDGVLDANAPTGSNIRVCVIDSGWDDRHPELKAAYVGGRDFVERDDDPRDFDTKTKTWGGGHGTHTAATIVAQMGSTGSVNPAEDTSGVVGVAPGVELLVARVLNTKGTGDLVSIIAALDWCQTEGAKLASLSLGSRTSDPTEKAAFQSALEAGMLVIAASGNGGTGDPATEPGLAFPAGYGYPSVLAVGAVTFDGEHPTFSQMGPELSLVAPGVDVLSATVPETNTYSVLEVGGVPYLSKALEYAPVGNYLGPLVTCGQGGSGADCGESATCDGFVAYVDRGGTDAEGNGLTFAKKADAMRRAGARAVIIGNNDPTDGMGQFTLGEPSPLWLPTASVSFQDGAALRGLAGEQARVGLVGVDYTRLTGTSMATPHVTGVAALVWSARPSLTALQVRELLEKSAKNLGPDGKDNTFGYGLVQAKAALELLEKTYPPTP, via the coding sequence ATGAAGCGTTCGATCTTTCTGGGCCTCGCCACCCTGACGGTGGCGGCGTGTGGAAGCGAGGATGCGCCTCCCGTCGAGACGCAGGACTGCCCCGACGCGGTGGAGAGCGTGCTGCCCTCGCCCATCTCCCAGTCCCAGGCTGTTGCCGAGGAGGTGCCGCCGAAGTTCATCGTCCGCTTCCGCCGCACCGTGTCCGCCTCCGCCGCCACGCGGGCCGCCGGGGATGCCGTGGTGCGCTTCGGCGGCCAGGTCCACGAGCGGTGGCCCAAGCTGGGCGCCGTCGCCGCGGAGCTGACGCCCGAGGCGCGCCAGCAGCTCGAGCAGGACCCCGAGGTGCTCTCCATCACCCCGAACCGTCCGGTCTACGCCTTCGCCACCTCGCGCCTGCCGCCGCTCACCACCGGCAGCCCCACCGAGTACACCGACGGCATCAAGATGGTGCAGGCCGACAAGGTCTGGGATGCCGACGGGGATGGGGTGCTGGATGCCAACGCGCCCACCGGCTCGAACATCCGGGTGTGTGTCATCGACAGCGGCTGGGATGACCGGCACCCAGAGCTGAAGGCGGCCTATGTGGGCGGCAGGGACTTCGTCGAGAGGGATGATGACCCGCGCGACTTCGACACGAAGACGAAGACGTGGGGCGGAGGCCATGGCACGCACACGGCGGCCACCATCGTCGCGCAGATGGGCTCCACGGGCTCGGTGAATCCCGCCGAGGACACCTCGGGCGTGGTGGGCGTGGCGCCTGGGGTGGAGCTGCTCGTGGCGCGCGTGCTCAACACCAAGGGCACCGGAGATCTGGTGAGCATCATCGCCGCGCTGGATTGGTGCCAGACGGAAGGGGCCAAACTGGCGTCCCTGTCGCTGGGCTCCCGGACGTCCGATCCCACGGAGAAGGCCGCGTTCCAGTCCGCGCTGGAGGCGGGCATGCTCGTCATCGCCGCCTCGGGCAACGGGGGCACGGGCGATCCGGCCACCGAGCCGGGCCTGGCCTTCCCAGCGGGCTACGGCTACCCGAGCGTCCTCGCCGTGGGCGCCGTGACGTTCGACGGCGAGCACCCCACGTTCTCGCAGATGGGACCCGAGCTGTCCCTGGTGGCCCCGGGCGTCGACGTGCTGTCGGCCACCGTGCCCGAGACCAACACCTACTCCGTTCTGGAAGTCGGGGGCGTGCCATACCTGTCCAAGGCGCTCGAGTACGCCCCGGTGGGCAACTACCTGGGGCCGCTGGTGACGTGTGGCCAGGGGGGCTCGGGGGCGGACTGCGGTGAGAGCGCCACGTGCGATGGGTTCGTGGCCTACGTGGATCGCGGCGGCACGGACGCGGAGGGCAACGGGCTGACCTTCGCCAAGAAGGCCGACGCCATGCGGCGCGCCGGCGCCCGGGCGGTCATCATCGGCAACAATGATCCCACCGATGGAATGGGCCAGTTCACCCTGGGCGAGCCGTCCCCCCTGTGGCTGCCCACCGCCTCCGTCTCCTTCCAGGACGGTGCGGCCCTCCGGGGGCTCGCGGGCGAGCAGGCCCGGGTGGGCCTCGTCGGCGTGGACTACACCCGCCTGACGGGCACCTCCATGGCCACGCCCCACGTCACCGGGGTGGCCGCGCTGGTGTGGAGCGCGAGGCCCTCGCTGACGGCCCTCCAGGTGCGTGAGCTCCTGGAGAAGTCGGCCAAGAACCTGGGCCCTGACGGCAAGGACAACACCTTCGGGTACGGGCTCGTCCAGGCCAAGGCCGCGCTGGAGCTGCTGGAGAAGACCTACCCTCCCACGCCTTAG
- a CDS encoding PRC-barrel domain-containing protein, whose translation MFERMRSGMAVLSRDGVHVGRIVDVTEDGIVIEKGLIFHRDFVVPFHDVAQFQGDEIVLSLDKASLRGAHGRSLMPPEPSAARRDDTPPLQDALDDAETMTPAAVARPRAATGRAPGVFPYAAPEPALSERRAAGPGWDPMSADEEPAEQKPAPLMGPEHDPLTRY comes from the coding sequence ATGTTCGAACGCATGCGAAGTGGCATGGCCGTCTTGAGCCGGGATGGCGTCCACGTGGGGCGCATCGTGGACGTCACGGAGGACGGCATCGTCATCGAGAAGGGGCTGATTTTCCACCGGGACTTCGTGGTGCCTTTCCATGACGTCGCCCAGTTCCAGGGCGATGAAATCGTCCTCTCGCTCGACAAGGCCTCGCTGCGCGGCGCGCACGGACGGAGCCTGATGCCCCCGGAGCCGTCCGCGGCGCGCAGGGACGACACGCCCCCTCTGCAGGACGCGCTGGACGATGCCGAGACGATGACCCCCGCGGCGGTGGCCCGTCCGCGGGCTGCCACGGGCCGGGCCCCTGGCGTCTTCCCCTACGCAGCCCCGGAGCCCGCCCTGTCCGAGCGCCGGGCCGCGGGTCCAGGCTGGGATCCGATGAGCGCGGACGAGGAGCCCGCGGAGCAGAAGCCCGCGCCCCTCATGGGGCCGGAACACGATCCCCTGACGCGCTACTAG
- a CDS encoding TonB-dependent receptor domain-containing protein, with the protein MAPVAEGPAPVPAPEATVPPEPEARPVSQAPEPAEPEQAPEPPVAGTTVRAARPARSASEVTLDREVLKSAPRTGAVDLLRLVPGLVVSQHGGEGKAHQLFLRGFDALHGQDVELNVGGLPVNEVSHVHALGYADLNFLIPEVVRELRVTEGSYRASQGDFAVAGTVRVELGLEEPGVLLAGTVGQYGQRRVVVAVRPGENEETFAAVELGEGRGFGPRRGFGKASLLAQAATELETDAGAVRVRALAGSYTTRFDTPGVVREDDVLAGRQDFYAAPLGRQGGSAVRHQLLLGMELPRNEGHRTVLEVFGVVTDLRLRNNFTGFRVDARGDGLEQTHDARTLGVRLEHRRRFSVWGREVAGEFGLGARRDGAEQTQRRYRESDGTFFAEEVDASFVQTDVWGYAEAQVPLGRWRLLLGGRADALGVNVFDALAFRDPRYYDGRGYSRSAFGVHTGAKAGVELSLTERWRLFASYGDGFRSPQARSLAEGERTPFVSVRGAELGARREGERLALQVSLFGSQVEDDFFFDHTVGTTVFTGETLRAGATVALQARPWEGVTAALSATGAHARVTATDTLLPYFAPLVARADVGWERALPLWGAAGEVFAGTGLTLMGPRPLPFDEYSRTVFLADVQVGVRRGVLGLRLEAKNLLDARWRDGEFVYGSRMDPSAPASLVPSRHFTAGTPRTASLTLEVHL; encoded by the coding sequence ATGGCGCCGGTGGCCGAGGGACCGGCGCCAGTCCCGGCCCCGGAAGCCACCGTGCCCCCGGAGCCGGAGGCGCGCCCGGTGAGCCAGGCGCCGGAGCCGGCGGAACCGGAACAGGCGCCGGAGCCGCCCGTGGCAGGCACGACCGTGCGAGCGGCGCGGCCCGCGCGGAGCGCCTCGGAGGTGACGCTGGACCGGGAGGTCCTCAAGTCGGCGCCCCGGACGGGCGCGGTGGACTTGCTGAGGCTGGTGCCGGGCCTGGTCGTCTCGCAGCACGGGGGCGAGGGCAAGGCGCACCAACTGTTCCTGCGGGGGTTCGACGCGCTGCACGGGCAGGACGTGGAGCTGAACGTGGGCGGGCTGCCGGTGAATGAGGTGAGCCACGTCCACGCGCTGGGCTACGCGGACCTCAACTTCCTCATCCCCGAGGTGGTGCGGGAGCTGCGGGTGACGGAGGGTTCGTACCGGGCCTCTCAGGGCGACTTCGCGGTGGCGGGGACGGTGCGGGTGGAGCTGGGGCTGGAGGAGCCTGGCGTGCTGCTGGCGGGAACGGTGGGGCAGTACGGGCAGCGGCGGGTGGTGGTGGCGGTGCGGCCCGGAGAGAACGAGGAGACCTTCGCGGCGGTGGAGCTGGGCGAGGGCCGGGGCTTCGGCCCGCGCCGGGGCTTCGGAAAGGCCTCGCTGCTGGCCCAGGCGGCCACGGAGCTGGAGACGGACGCGGGGGCCGTCCGCGTGCGCGCCCTCGCGGGCAGCTACACGACGCGCTTCGACACCCCCGGCGTGGTGCGGGAGGACGACGTGCTGGCGGGGCGGCAGGACTTCTACGCGGCCCCGCTGGGGCGGCAGGGCGGCTCGGCGGTGCGGCACCAGCTCCTGCTGGGCATGGAGCTGCCGAGGAACGAGGGCCACCGCACGGTGCTGGAGGTGTTCGGCGTCGTCACGGACCTGCGGCTGCGCAACAACTTCACGGGCTTCCGCGTGGACGCGCGCGGGGACGGGCTGGAGCAGACGCACGATGCGCGGACGCTGGGGGTGCGGCTGGAGCACCGGCGGCGGTTCTCCGTGTGGGGACGGGAGGTGGCGGGCGAGTTCGGACTGGGCGCGCGCAGGGATGGGGCGGAGCAGACGCAGCGCCGGTACCGGGAATCGGACGGCACGTTCTTCGCGGAAGAGGTGGACGCGAGCTTCGTGCAGACGGACGTGTGGGGATACGCGGAGGCGCAGGTGCCGCTGGGCCGGTGGCGGCTGCTCCTGGGAGGCCGGGCGGATGCGCTGGGGGTGAACGTCTTCGACGCGCTGGCGTTCCGGGATCCGCGCTACTACGACGGGCGAGGCTACTCGCGCAGCGCCTTCGGGGTGCACACGGGGGCCAAGGCGGGCGTGGAGCTGTCGCTGACGGAGCGCTGGCGGCTGTTCGCGAGCTACGGGGACGGCTTCCGCTCGCCCCAGGCGCGGAGCCTGGCGGAGGGCGAGCGCACACCGTTCGTCTCGGTGCGGGGCGCGGAGCTGGGCGCGCGGCGGGAGGGCGAGCGCCTGGCGTTGCAGGTGAGCCTCTTCGGCTCGCAAGTGGAGGACGACTTCTTCTTCGACCACACGGTGGGGACCACGGTCTTCACGGGCGAAACGCTGCGCGCGGGGGCCACGGTGGCGCTGCAAGCGCGGCCCTGGGAGGGCGTAACGGCGGCCCTGAGCGCGACGGGCGCGCACGCGCGGGTGACGGCGACGGACACGCTGCTGCCCTACTTCGCGCCGCTGGTGGCCCGGGCGGACGTGGGCTGGGAGCGGGCGCTTCCGTTGTGGGGCGCGGCGGGCGAGGTGTTCGCGGGAACGGGCCTCACGTTGATGGGCCCGAGGCCCCTGCCCTTCGACGAATACAGCCGCACGGTGTTCCTGGCGGACGTGCAGGTGGGGGTGCGCCGGGGCGTGCTGGGCCTGCGGCTGGAGGCCAAGAACCTCCTGGACGCGCGCTGGCGCGACGGGGAGTTCGTCTACGGCTCGCGCATGGACCCATCGGCGCCGGCGAGCCTCGTTCCAAGCAGACATTTCACCGCGGGGACGCCACGAACGGCCTCGCTCACGCTGGAGGTACACCTATGA
- a CDS encoding CDP-alcohol phosphatidyltransferase family protein, whose protein sequence is MDQPLLSPHELPAGRGPAPAPRKTGGLSRRTQLALLHLLSLSRLGLAVLFLMNSDTWVRAGLIALSGFTDVLDGWIARHARLTSRLGALIDPVADRGFAVTAILALLLEGLLTPLQVTLLLLRDAATALGFIVSRLVPTLRPVELRARMLGKAVTTLQAMTLIAALLVPAAVPALVAVVGVTALASVVDYSRAVLRARGQLPA, encoded by the coding sequence ATGGATCAACCCCTTCTCAGTCCCCATGAGCTTCCGGCCGGGCGCGGCCCGGCTCCCGCGCCTCGCAAGACGGGGGGGCTGTCACGCCGGACACAGCTGGCGCTGCTGCACCTGCTGTCGCTCTCCCGGCTGGGCTTGGCGGTGCTGTTCCTGATGAACTCGGACACCTGGGTGCGCGCGGGGCTCATCGCCCTGTCGGGCTTCACGGACGTGCTGGATGGGTGGATTGCCCGCCATGCCCGCCTCACCAGCCGGCTCGGGGCGCTCATTGATCCGGTGGCCGACCGGGGCTTCGCCGTCACCGCCATCCTCGCCTTGCTGCTGGAGGGGCTGCTCACGCCCCTCCAGGTGACGCTGCTGCTGCTGCGCGATGCGGCCACGGCCCTGGGCTTCATCGTCTCGCGCCTCGTGCCCACGCTCCGTCCGGTGGAGCTGCGGGCGCGCATGCTCGGCAAGGCTGTCACCACGCTCCAGGCAATGACCTTGATCGCGGCCCTGCTGGTGCCCGCCGCCGTCCCCGCGCTCGTCGCCGTCGTGGGCGTGACGGCCCTGGCCTCCGTGGTGGACTACTCCCGGGCCGTGCTCCGGGCGCGCGGCCAGCTCCCCGCCTGA
- a CDS encoding CheR family methyltransferase — translation MSRFATFVERRLGLAPVPNGGRELEALLAEKSARTSLEAYLDRLESAGPQDAELRVLAERLTVGETYFFRHQAQLQALVGEVLPQVQRGGKPARVLSAGCSSGEEAYSVAILSRENPLVEPERLFITGVDVNPRAIERARRARYAAWSLRSCPEALRERWFHTLPSGDFEPRPSARERVVFEERNLLEEDPVFWAPGSFDVILCRNVTLHFTAEVTRAVIARLERALTPGGVLLLGPSETPRGFSESFEVLQAGEAFYHRRRTAPAPSGPPEPPPLAVRAPRAAEASASVPSAWSPKPSSHEPPGMDGAWRLLEEERYAEAQAWLEQLPEADREQSSARLLRAVLHFQSGHFPEAERVAESLVATGRAEAAVYYLLGLCREQAGDDGGARHRYARAVHLEPTFALGHLRLGILARRAREAMPARVALRLALTLLAHEQPLHLTLFGGGFGRHGLMQVCQQELRACAEVP, via the coding sequence GTGAGCCGGTTCGCCACCTTCGTGGAGCGGCGCCTGGGGCTCGCGCCCGTTCCCAACGGAGGCCGGGAGCTGGAGGCGCTGCTGGCGGAGAAGTCCGCGCGCACCAGCCTGGAGGCCTACCTGGACCGGCTGGAGAGCGCCGGGCCCCAGGACGCGGAACTGCGCGTGCTGGCCGAGCGGCTCACGGTGGGCGAGACGTACTTCTTCCGCCACCAGGCGCAGTTGCAGGCGCTGGTGGGGGAGGTGCTGCCCCAGGTGCAGCGCGGGGGCAAGCCGGCGCGCGTGCTGAGCGCGGGGTGCTCCTCCGGCGAAGAGGCGTACTCGGTGGCCATCCTCAGCCGGGAGAACCCGCTGGTGGAGCCCGAGCGCCTCTTCATCACGGGCGTGGACGTGAACCCCCGCGCCATCGAGCGGGCCCGCCGCGCGCGCTACGCCGCCTGGTCCCTGCGCTCCTGTCCCGAGGCGCTGCGCGAGCGCTGGTTCCACACCCTGCCCAGCGGGGACTTCGAGCCCCGGCCCAGCGCGCGGGAGCGCGTGGTGTTCGAGGAGCGCAACCTGCTGGAGGAGGATCCGGTCTTCTGGGCGCCGGGCTCCTTCGACGTCATCCTCTGCCGCAACGTCACCCTGCACTTCACCGCGGAGGTGACCCGCGCCGTCATCGCCCGCCTGGAGCGGGCGCTCACGCCGGGAGGCGTCCTGCTGCTGGGGCCCTCCGAGACGCCCCGGGGCTTCTCCGAGTCCTTCGAGGTGCTGCAGGCCGGCGAGGCCTTCTACCACCGCCGCCGCACGGCCCCCGCGCCCTCCGGGCCTCCGGAGCCCCCGCCCCTGGCCGTGCGCGCCCCCCGCGCGGCGGAGGCGAGCGCTTCGGTGCCTTCGGCCTGGAGCCCGAAGCCCTCGTCCCACGAGCCGCCCGGCATGGATGGGGCGTGGCGGCTGCTGGAGGAGGAGCGGTACGCCGAGGCCCAGGCGTGGCTGGAGCAGCTCCCCGAGGCGGACCGGGAGCAGTCCAGCGCGCGGCTGCTGCGGGCGGTGCTGCACTTCCAGAGCGGCCACTTCCCGGAGGCGGAGCGGGTGGCCGAGTCGCTCGTGGCCACCGGCCGGGCGGAGGCCGCCGTGTACTACCTGCTGGGGCTGTGCCGCGAGCAGGCCGGGGATGACGGGGGCGCGCGCCACCGCTACGCGCGGGCCGTGCACCTGGAGCCCACGTTCGCGCTGGGGCACCTGCGCCTGGGCATCCTGGCCCGGCGTGCGCGGGAGGCCATGCCCGCCCGCGTGGCGCTGCGGCTGGCGCTCACGCTGCTCGCGCACGAGCAACCCCTTCACCTGACGTTGTTTGGCGGAGGCTTTGGCCGCCACGGCTTGATGCAGGTCTGCCAGCAAGAGCTGCGCGCCTGCGCGGAGGTTCCATGA
- a CDS encoding methyl-accepting chemotaxis protein, giving the protein MRRKWTVGQQIAGGYAAVLVSIGILAILTMRGNQRFLETSRTMGHTYKVMAHLETVVSELNHVESAKRGYVITGQDAFLATVRTAEARIAGELETLRALTVNLPEQQRHLASVQQRVTVRLQEMQEVIDARRAKGFEAALALIAADENRRASDTLRSSVDEMRATEERLLQDQERGAEEDARFLTWLAEGGVAAVLIFIVVTGVAISRGLRKQIGQAVEHVQSSSAELQAAATQQVSGAREQASATTEVSTTVKELLSTFRQIAGNAQQVSRVASETAGTTRLGAQTVDRAQEAIETVRRQVDVIVNHMLELGKRSQEIGGILDIINELAEQTNILAINATIESAGAGEHGRRFAVVAEEIRKLADRVGASTKDVRSLIDEVRAAANTTLMATEDGSKAVQNSARQFSDVAGTFKRIAELTGNNLDVAREIELSTQQQTTAVEQVSTAIQQVAMTARQTEVSSAQTLQTSTQLTRLSKQLASLVDSRTTAPA; this is encoded by the coding sequence ATGCGTAGGAAGTGGACGGTGGGACAACAGATCGCCGGCGGGTACGCGGCGGTGCTGGTGAGCATCGGCATCCTGGCCATCCTGACGATGCGCGGCAATCAGCGCTTCCTGGAGACCAGCCGGACGATGGGGCACACCTATAAGGTCATGGCCCACCTGGAGACCGTCGTCTCCGAGCTCAACCATGTGGAGTCCGCCAAGCGCGGCTACGTCATCACCGGCCAGGATGCGTTCCTGGCCACCGTGCGCACCGCCGAGGCGCGCATCGCCGGGGAGCTGGAGACGCTGCGCGCGCTCACCGTGAACCTGCCCGAGCAGCAGCGCCACCTGGCCAGCGTCCAGCAGCGCGTCACGGTCCGGCTGCAGGAGATGCAGGAAGTCATCGACGCGCGCCGCGCCAAGGGCTTCGAGGCCGCCCTGGCGCTCATCGCCGCGGACGAGAACCGGCGCGCCTCGGACACGCTGCGCTCCAGCGTGGACGAGATGCGCGCCACCGAGGAGCGGCTCCTGCAGGACCAGGAGCGCGGGGCGGAGGAGGACGCGCGCTTCCTCACGTGGCTGGCCGAGGGCGGCGTGGCCGCGGTGCTCATCTTCATCGTGGTGACGGGGGTGGCCATCAGCCGCGGGCTGCGCAAGCAGATCGGCCAGGCGGTGGAGCACGTGCAGAGCTCCTCCGCGGAGCTGCAGGCCGCCGCCACCCAGCAGGTGTCCGGCGCGCGCGAGCAGGCCTCGGCCACGACGGAGGTCTCCACCACCGTCAAGGAGCTGCTCTCCACGTTCCGCCAAATCGCCGGCAACGCGCAGCAGGTGTCGCGCGTGGCGAGCGAGACCGCGGGCACCACGCGCCTGGGCGCGCAGACGGTGGACCGGGCCCAGGAGGCCATCGAGACGGTGCGCCGCCAGGTGGACGTCATCGTCAACCACATGCTGGAGCTGGGCAAGCGCTCGCAGGAGATCGGCGGCATCCTGGACATCATCAACGAGCTGGCCGAGCAGACGAACATTCTCGCCATCAACGCCACCATCGAGAGCGCGGGCGCGGGCGAGCACGGCCGGCGCTTCGCGGTGGTGGCCGAGGAGATCCGCAAGCTGGCCGACCGCGTGGGGGCCTCCACGAAGGATGTGCGCTCGCTCATCGACGAGGTGCGCGCCGCGGCGAACACCACGCTCATGGCCACCGAGGATGGCTCCAAGGCGGTGCAGAACAGCGCGCGGCAGTTCTCGGACGTGGCGGGCACCTTCAAGCGCATCGCCGAGCTGACGGGCAACAACCTGGACGTGGCGCGTGAAATCGAGCTGTCCACCCAGCAGCAGACGACGGCGGTGGAGCAGGTGAGCACCGCCATCCAGCAGGTGGCGATGACGGCCCGGCAGACGGAGGTGAGCTCCGCGCAGACGTTGCAGACCTCCACGCAGCTGACCCGGCTCTCCAAGCAGCTCGCCTCGCTGGTGGACAGCCGCACCACGGCCCCGGCATGA